In Desulfonatronospira thiodismutans ASO3-1, the sequence GACCTGCTGGCGGCTCTGCGCAATACAGCCTACAAATCCCTGGCCAGGCCGGCCATCCTGGGCGAGTGGATGAGTTCAGCCAAGTATCTGCCGGTACTCTTTGCCATTCCGGCTATACTTTTTCTCATTGTCTGGGCCATTACCACCGGACTGACCATCCCGGACGGAGAAATCGTATTCAGCAAGGTGTTCCCCACACTTCAGGCCATTGACCCCATTTTCATCCTGACGGTCATTTTCGTGGTCTTCACCTTTATCTATTCGGTGGGGAGGATGCTGTCGTCGTTCAAGGAAGCGGGGTACGTGCCCCAGGAAGGCTCGCCCTCGCTGTTAAGGTCCCTTTATGACGTAATCAAGGAACAGATCCTGACCCACGTCAAGTTCAAGGACTGCGAAACCAACCAGGAGCGCTACACCGGCCACCTGCTGGTATTCTACGGATTTGTAGGGCTTTTCCTGGTAACCGCGTTTGTAGCCACAGCTTACTGGATGAACATATTCGGCATTGTCGATTTCGCCACACCCATGGCCATGTGGAACCCGGTGAAGATTTTCGCCAATATTGCCGGAATTGCGCTCATTGTGGGGCTTGTTTACATGACCCGCATGCGCCTGAACATTGACCCCAAAAAGACCGTCAATTCCTTTTATGACTGGTACCTTCTGGGGGTAATCTGGGCAGTGGTCATCACCGGCTTCCTGGCCCAGATCTTCAGACTGGCTGATGCAGCTGCTCTGGCCTACATAGTCTATTATCTGCACCTGGTAACTGTCTTCATGCTCTTTGCATACCTGCCCTGGTCCAAGCTGGCCCACCTGGTATACAGGACAGTGGCCCTGGCCTATGCCAGACAGATAGGACGCAAGGGGCTTTCTGAATAGTCAGAATAACAAACAGAACTTATAAAAGCTCCTTCCCGCGGGAAGGAGCTTTTTTTTTAAAAAAAATCCTCCCATAATTTATTTGCCGCGAGATCAAATCCGCGTTATAGGTGTTTTAAATTGAAAGGAAGGAGCTAAGCTTTTCCCGCGGCTCTGCGTTGAAAAAGAAGGCCCCTTGCGGGGCAAAAGAGACTGCCCACGGAACACCCGGAAAAGCACGGAATAAATTCTCATTTCTTCTTTCCGTGTCCTTCCGTGTGTTCCGTGGGCAAAACCTCTTGGCTTCCTTTGAAGCTGAACAGCTACATGCGGACAAACTTAATCTTTCGCAGTACTGCTGATCCATAATCCTCAATCCAAAACCCAAAACGGAAACAGTGCCATGGATTTTACATTTCTTTGTTCAGGAAAGCCTGAGCCTAACGGCCGCAAGGTGGCTATAATCGGATCCGGGCCTTCGGGATTGTCCGCAACCGGCTACCTGGCCTGTGCCGGGTATAAAGTGGAAGTGTACGACAAGCTGCCCAAACCCGGAGGGCTTATGGTCTTCGGCATACCCGGACACCGGATTCAGCCGGAAAATATAGCCCGCGGCGCAGAGAAGCTGGAAAAGGAGTTTGGAGTCGAGTTCAAGCTGCGCACCAAGATCTGCGGATCAGAACCTATGCACGAAGAAACCGGGGATGATATGGCCTACACCTACAAGAGCCTGGGAGGCCGGGTGGAGGACAATGACGCTGTTCTTATCTGCACCGGCACATGGAAGTCCAGGCGTATGGAAATTCCTGGTCACGAGCTGCCTGGAGTCTACTCCGGGCTGGAGTTTCTGTTTCCGGTACGGGCCGCCAGCTACGAGATCACCAACATGGATGTGCCCGAAATAAAAGGCAAAAAAGTCGTGGTCATTGGAGCAGGATTTACTGCCGTGGATGTCGTCCATGCCGCTCTTACCGAGGGAGCTTCCCAGGTAAACCTGGTTTACCGCAGAAGCCGGGAGGAGGCCCCCTGCGGCAGCATGGAATTCAACATGCTGGAGAAACAGGGCGCTGCGTGCATGGAACATGCAGCTCCCCTGGAAATTGTGGGCACCGACAGGGTCGAGGGGGTCAGGTTTGCGCCCTGCGTCATGTCTGAACCAGACGAAGCAGGAAAGTGCCGCCTGACGGTCCAGAAGGAAGACAGCTTTATCATGGATGCGGACATAGTGGTTACGGCAGTTGGTGAAATGGGAACCCCTCCCTTTGCTCACGACCTGGGCCTGGACAACGTACGCAAGGGCGAGGTCAAATGGCTGCAGATGACCAGCCTGGATTCGGTTTTTGTAGCCGGAGATGTGCTTATGGGTCCCAGCAAGATCGGCAAGGCGGTATACAGCGGGCTCAAGGCAGCCAAGTCTCTTGATGAATGGATCACCCTCAAGGACCAGGGACGCCTTGATGAATTTCAGGATGAAGTCATACGCAGGGAGGATTTGCGCTAACCATGCAGACACTATATCTGGACTACAGCAAGTGC encodes:
- the qmoC gene encoding quinone-interacting membrane-bound oxidoreductase complex subunit QmoC — translated: MSTRIDPDVQFIREMQAAGGESLKKCYQCATCSVICPLSPEETPFPRKEMVWAQWGMKDKLVNDIDIWLCHNCGECSDYCPRGAKPGDLLAALRNTAYKSLARPAILGEWMSSAKYLPVLFAIPAILFLIVWAITTGLTIPDGEIVFSKVFPTLQAIDPIFILTVIFVVFTFIYSVGRMLSSFKEAGYVPQEGSPSLLRSLYDVIKEQILTHVKFKDCETNQERYTGHLLVFYGFVGLFLVTAFVATAYWMNIFGIVDFATPMAMWNPVKIFANIAGIALIVGLVYMTRMRLNIDPKKTVNSFYDWYLLGVIWAVVITGFLAQIFRLADAAALAYIVYYLHLVTVFMLFAYLPWSKLAHLVYRTVALAYARQIGRKGLSE
- a CDS encoding FAD-dependent oxidoreductase — its product is MDFTFLCSGKPEPNGRKVAIIGSGPSGLSATGYLACAGYKVEVYDKLPKPGGLMVFGIPGHRIQPENIARGAEKLEKEFGVEFKLRTKICGSEPMHEETGDDMAYTYKSLGGRVEDNDAVLICTGTWKSRRMEIPGHELPGVYSGLEFLFPVRAASYEITNMDVPEIKGKKVVVIGAGFTAVDVVHAALTEGASQVNLVYRRSREEAPCGSMEFNMLEKQGAACMEHAAPLEIVGTDRVEGVRFAPCVMSEPDEAGKCRLTVQKEDSFIMDADIVVTAVGEMGTPPFAHDLGLDNVRKGEVKWLQMTSLDSVFVAGDVLMGPSKIGKAVYSGLKAAKSLDEWITLKDQGRLDEFQDEVIRREDLR